In Archangium violaceum, the following are encoded in one genomic region:
- a CDS encoding transposase, which translates to MGGRGAEAGALTFLQRFGNALQLNPNIHSVVPDGVYVNPCLSQHRQSLQNHEGGEIGGPRASFGVREAFAPGHH; encoded by the coding sequence TTGGGGGGGAGGGGAGCGGAGGCAGGCGCCCTCACCTTCCTGCAGCGCTTCGGTAATGCGCTGCAACTCAACCCGAACATCCATTCGGTGGTGCCGGACGGCGTGTACGTGAACCCGTGTCTTTCTCAACACCGCCAGTCTCTCCAGAATCATGAAGGAGGGGAGATTGGGGGACCCCGAGCGTCTTTCGGAGTTCGTGAGGCGTTTGCGCCCGGACATCACTGA
- a CDS encoding Tox-REase-5 domain-containing protein, translating into MKRIAVHLSSPREVTGGDQTRASAEAEVRGAQGGWPPVGGPGKWEPANESMSEDSRSYQSQVTGAPQGWVYRVWRNGEKADFDGYSPAEGVLQDGKAFNYAKHFDKDLNPKEYFQGAKKLLETARRQSRVANGVPIRWYVAEPKMVGILEKMLEKAGLLGIEVVYQRAVR; encoded by the coding sequence GTGAAACGAATCGCTGTGCATCTTTCTTCTCCTCGCGAGGTCACTGGCGGCGATCAAACACGGGCGAGCGCCGAAGCAGAAGTCAGAGGCGCCCAGGGCGGGTGGCCTCCTGTGGGCGGGCCCGGGAAGTGGGAGCCCGCCAACGAGAGCATGTCGGAGGACTCTCGAAGCTACCAGTCGCAGGTGACGGGGGCTCCGCAGGGTTGGGTGTATCGCGTGTGGAGGAACGGTGAGAAGGCCGACTTCGATGGTTACAGCCCCGCGGAGGGTGTTCTGCAGGACGGCAAGGCGTTCAACTACGCCAAGCACTTCGACAAGGACCTCAATCCCAAAGAGTATTTTCAAGGCGCGAAGAAGCTTCTTGAAACCGCCAGACGGCAGAGCAGGGTGGCCAATGGAGTTCCCATTCGGTGGTATGTGGCGGAACCGAAGATGGTCGGTATTCTCGAGAAGATGCTCGAGAAGGCGGGCCTTCTCGGTATCGAGGTGGTCTACCAGCGGGCTGTGCGGTGA
- a CDS encoding Imm52 family immunity protein: MTERYYAGVYWPARLESAEECARRSVTFFRLLSQCDEIYARWYEQGDSMEDALQREFTPDYATFLRFFHREENQLGRDGFSLGAWTGHAEDGRGGMVSLTCGDASGAYPNCCLLYLPRTEVEPEGPRVVAAPVLVNVLRAMVLAWEPLLGVIATDEFRHALRPRRDPRGFSGWLMYLSRTRGEVPPLPPPVRVEPVEDKGTLIVLGPERLSASNPEHLSLGRKVQEVLDSKELLRPVLS; this comes from the coding sequence ATGACGGAGAGATACTATGCGGGCGTCTACTGGCCGGCCCGGCTCGAATCCGCGGAGGAGTGCGCTCGGCGCTCGGTGACTTTCTTTCGCCTCCTGTCGCAATGCGATGAGATTTACGCTCGTTGGTATGAGCAGGGGGACTCGATGGAGGACGCGCTCCAGCGTGAATTCACGCCGGACTACGCAACCTTCCTGCGCTTCTTTCATCGGGAGGAGAACCAGCTCGGCAGGGATGGTTTCAGCCTCGGGGCCTGGACAGGGCACGCGGAAGACGGGCGAGGGGGCATGGTGAGCCTCACCTGTGGAGATGCATCCGGGGCATACCCCAACTGCTGCCTGCTTTATCTCCCGCGGACGGAAGTCGAGCCAGAGGGCCCGCGTGTGGTGGCAGCTCCCGTCCTGGTGAACGTGCTGCGAGCCATGGTGCTCGCGTGGGAGCCGCTCCTGGGTGTCATCGCCACGGATGAGTTTCGTCACGCGCTGAGGCCCAGGAGAGACCCCAGGGGCTTCTCCGGGTGGCTCATGTACCTGTCCCGAACGCGCGGGGAGGTGCCGCCACTGCCGCCACCCGTCCGGGTCGAGCCAGTAGAGGACAAGGGCACGCTGATCGTCCTCGGGCCAGAGCGACTCAGCGCTTCCAACCCAGAGCACCTCTCGCTCGGTCGCAAGGTCCAGGAGGTATTGGACTCGAAGGAGCTACTTCGCCCGGTGCTCTCGTAG
- a CDS encoding tyrosinase family protein, whose translation MNVQLRAMPRRHTALSLLGVLLACLVLAACGGNQPAPRIRKNARHMTAEEKQDFVDAVLKLKATPSPYTPGISYYDQFVVFHKEAFNYSMHPDHHVAHAHPTIFPWHRKMLLLFEDALREVSGKDITIPYWDWTDPESTQAIFSESFMGTAGDASQEYALTNGPFRKGNWTVNIFSDRPEGKTQTPHPHLVRAIGRYEADVNDTIHLPTAEEVERGLRIPTFDVAPWNDKSPRDQSFRNYLEGFDPDRPGYFHMHNMVHTWVAGHFRLEDGSERWGTMGAPDVSPNDPVFYLHHANVDRIWAQWEEQHPGVYADGGGHSSHMDMYPYGEYSNERMSAHGLSALSMLGTRELGYLYE comes from the coding sequence ATGAACGTGCAGCTCCGCGCCATGCCCAGACGCCACACGGCGCTCTCGCTCCTCGGAGTGCTCCTGGCCTGCCTGGTGCTTGCCGCCTGCGGTGGGAATCAGCCCGCGCCGCGCATCCGGAAGAATGCCAGACACATGACGGCCGAGGAGAAGCAGGACTTCGTGGACGCCGTCCTGAAGCTCAAGGCGACGCCCTCGCCCTACACGCCCGGCATCTCCTACTACGACCAGTTCGTCGTCTTTCACAAGGAGGCGTTCAACTACAGCATGCATCCGGACCACCACGTGGCCCACGCCCATCCGACCATCTTCCCCTGGCACCGGAAGATGTTGTTGCTCTTCGAGGACGCGCTGCGCGAGGTGAGTGGCAAGGACATCACCATCCCCTACTGGGATTGGACGGATCCGGAGAGCACCCAGGCCATCTTCTCCGAGTCCTTCATGGGCACCGCGGGAGATGCCAGCCAGGAGTACGCGCTGACGAACGGCCCGTTCCGTAAGGGGAACTGGACGGTCAATATCTTCTCAGACAGGCCGGAGGGAAAGACCCAGACGCCGCATCCCCATCTGGTGCGAGCCATTGGCCGCTACGAGGCGGACGTCAACGACACCATCCACCTGCCCACGGCCGAGGAGGTGGAGCGGGGCCTGCGAATCCCCACCTTTGACGTGGCGCCGTGGAACGACAAGTCCCCGAGGGATCAGAGCTTCCGCAACTACCTGGAGGGCTTCGACCCGGATCGCCCGGGGTACTTCCACATGCACAACATGGTGCACACCTGGGTGGCGGGCCACTTCCGCCTGGAGGACGGCTCCGAGCGGTGGGGGACGATGGGGGCGCCGGATGTGTCGCCCAATGATCCGGTGTTCTACCTCCACCACGCCAACGTGGACCGCATCTGGGCGCAGTGGGAGGAGCAGCACCCGGGAGTCTATGCCGACGGCGGCGGACACTCCTCGCACATGGACATGTATCCCTACGGGGAGTACTCCAATGAGCGCATGTCCGCGCACGGCCTGAGCGCCCTCTCCATGCTCGGCACGCGGGAGCTCGGGTATCTCTACGAGTGA
- a CDS encoding ABC transporter ATP-binding protein — protein MSDTNGPPTRTLAIEVRDLHKSFGDNQALRGVDLVVPEGTTCVLMGISGSGKSVLMKHIMGLLKPDRGTVLVEGQDVAKMDEATLNQMRRKQGILFQANALFDSLTVFDNVAFPLRERTQMSEKEIEETVNQTLAKVGLSHATTRFPGELSGGMQKRVGFARATILKPKILLYDDPTAGLDPLTTAAVNEIITTGKQQLGATSLVITPDVASAFGMADTLAIMDEGLIVAVGPPDVVRESQHPAVKAFLRNWLARRSKNRPPQGS, from the coding sequence ATGAGCGACACGAACGGCCCGCCGACACGCACGCTGGCCATCGAGGTGAGGGACCTCCACAAGTCCTTTGGCGACAACCAGGCCCTGCGGGGCGTGGACCTCGTGGTGCCCGAGGGCACCACCTGCGTGCTGATGGGCATCTCCGGCTCGGGCAAGTCGGTGCTGATGAAGCACATCATGGGACTGCTGAAGCCGGACCGGGGGACGGTGCTCGTGGAGGGGCAGGACGTGGCGAAGATGGATGAGGCCACGCTCAACCAGATGCGCCGCAAGCAGGGCATCCTCTTCCAGGCCAATGCCCTGTTCGACTCGCTCACCGTCTTCGACAACGTGGCCTTCCCGCTGCGCGAGCGCACCCAGATGTCCGAGAAGGAGATAGAGGAGACGGTGAACCAGACGCTGGCCAAGGTGGGCCTGTCCCACGCGACCACGCGCTTTCCGGGCGAGCTGTCCGGCGGCATGCAGAAGCGCGTGGGCTTCGCGCGCGCCACCATCCTCAAGCCGAAGATCCTCCTCTACGACGACCCCACGGCCGGTCTGGATCCGCTCACCACCGCGGCCGTCAATGAGATCATCACCACCGGCAAGCAGCAGCTCGGGGCGACCTCGCTCGTGATTACGCCGGACGTGGCGTCCGCCTTCGGAATGGCCGACACCCTCGCCATCATGGACGAGGGCCTCATCGTCGCGGTGGGCCCGCCGGACGTGGTCCGCGAGTCCCAGCACCCCGCCGTGAAGGCCTTCCTCCGCAACTGGCTGGCTCGCCGCTCCAAGAACCGCCCGCCCCAGGGCTCGTAA
- a CDS encoding M91 family zinc metallopeptidase: MKIRSKSFPSLPLPKSTPSTSKSLSAPSTPRSQIPSLRDDFVTPRSVPTPEQLKNGKTNLKPTDYGTVHPDLPGIRTRRDGDAAHQFTDLTTDARQSAHRLMAEPNGRRMLEELNGRTSAVNPGKVGTPDKPLTVADIYSGRNAGMPMSHKPLHDGTYESAQKAYRYDGKPGAGQASHINYDETAPSANRFNSLGHESVHAWRASNGLQVSPLEISPRRNDPVIRDNPKLVGDVIGHHSHLREEFETVGMKPTPHAPNGWAPNENLIRAEHGLPQRNDYSGETPAKIDEILHNIDSKTDDRSWFGKKFGNEPSPVGSLVDHLEG, from the coding sequence ATGAAGATCCGCTCCAAGTCGTTCCCCTCCCTGCCCCTGCCCAAGAGCACGCCCTCCACGTCCAAGTCCCTCAGCGCGCCCTCCACGCCCAGGAGCCAGATCCCCTCGCTGCGCGACGACTTCGTGACCCCGCGCTCGGTGCCCACGCCCGAGCAGCTCAAGAATGGCAAGACCAACCTCAAGCCCACCGACTACGGCACCGTGCACCCGGATCTGCCGGGCATCCGCACCCGCCGCGATGGGGATGCGGCGCACCAGTTCACCGATCTGACCACGGACGCGCGGCAGTCCGCGCACCGGCTGATGGCGGAGCCCAATGGCCGGCGCATGCTGGAGGAGCTCAACGGCCGCACCTCGGCCGTCAACCCCGGCAAGGTCGGCACCCCGGACAAGCCGCTGACGGTGGCGGACATCTACTCGGGCCGCAACGCCGGCATGCCCATGTCGCACAAGCCCCTGCACGACGGCACCTACGAGTCCGCCCAGAAGGCGTACCGCTACGACGGCAAGCCGGGCGCCGGGCAGGCCAGCCACATCAACTATGACGAGACGGCTCCCAGCGCCAACCGCTTCAACAGCCTGGGCCACGAGAGCGTCCACGCCTGGCGCGCGTCCAATGGCCTCCAGGTCAGCCCGCTGGAGATCAGCCCCCGGCGCAACGACCCGGTCATCCGGGACAACCCCAAGCTTGTCGGGGATGTGATCGGCCACCACTCGCACCTGCGGGAGGAGTTCGAGACCGTCGGCATGAAGCCCACCCCGCACGCGCCCAATGGCTGGGCGCCCAACGAGAACCTCATCCGCGCCGAGCACGGCCTCCCGCAGCGCAATGACTACTCGGGAGAGACCCCGGCCAAGATCGACGAAATCCTGCACAACATCGACTCGAAGACGGACGACCGCAGCTGGTTCGGGAAGAAGTTCGGCAACGAGCCCTCCCCCGTGGGCAGCCTCGTCGACCACCTGGAGGGGTAG
- a CDS encoding DUF6345 domain-containing protein has protein sequence MNRIGKWRGLSLLCTTTALGLTACGPAEVLDAQPEVEAAATGQVAQTLGRTFGTFCTESYQNGWQKTLSESHERCSWFNDELNDTDTQSFYYNLKGARPFLENSLDSSGAETVDHVFLNTHGGAWSDGAVYAMWDQGSLANTKNMRLGDESTGLSILSTYACATLYNGDNKLISRWANTLRGGLRFVTGSWDKLYDGITTNEVGEDYADELQGGATIRYAWRDATSDWHADQDPAVMASGTGESDCLSRLKNMKWTNFTNYPRRVDGAVTWICRTRWSNL, from the coding sequence ATGAACCGCATTGGAAAGTGGAGAGGGTTGTCGCTGCTGTGCACCACCACCGCGCTGGGCCTCACGGCCTGCGGCCCGGCCGAGGTCCTGGACGCGCAGCCCGAAGTGGAGGCCGCCGCGACGGGACAGGTGGCCCAGACCCTGGGCCGCACCTTCGGCACCTTCTGCACCGAGTCGTACCAGAACGGCTGGCAGAAAACGCTGTCCGAGTCCCACGAGCGTTGCAGCTGGTTCAACGACGAGCTCAACGACACCGACACCCAGTCCTTCTATTACAACCTCAAGGGCGCCAGGCCCTTCCTCGAGAACTCGCTGGACAGCTCCGGGGCGGAGACGGTGGACCACGTCTTCCTCAACACCCATGGCGGCGCCTGGTCGGACGGCGCGGTGTACGCGATGTGGGACCAGGGCTCGTTGGCCAACACGAAGAACATGCGCCTGGGTGACGAGTCCACCGGCCTGAGCATCCTGTCCACCTACGCCTGCGCGACGCTCTACAACGGGGACAACAAGCTCATCTCCCGGTGGGCCAACACCCTGCGCGGCGGCCTGCGCTTCGTGACGGGCAGCTGGGACAAGCTCTACGACGGCATCACCACCAACGAGGTGGGTGAGGACTACGCCGACGAGCTGCAGGGCGGCGCCACCATCCGCTACGCGTGGCGTGATGCCACCTCGGACTGGCACGCGGACCAGGACCCCGCCGTGATGGCCTCGGGCACTGGCGAGAGCGACTGCCTCTCGCGCCTGAAGAACATGAAGTGGACCAACTTCACCAACTACCCGCGCCGCGTGGATGGTGCCGTCACGTGGATCTGCCGCACGCGCTGGTCGAACCTGTAG
- a CDS encoding DUF805 domain-containing protein — translation MDWKTLFLTPQGRIGRRDFWIGFLIVMVASAVLQIIPFIGQLLGLLLFWPQICIHSKRLHDMGKSAWLLLAPFIVSVICVGVSIATGSMAMMGAARVNESGGDASSAGNAMAAWGAAMGFMALGFLVGFAFLLWVGLSKGQPGLNRFGPPPVSLTGATS, via the coding sequence ATGGATTGGAAGACGCTCTTCTTGACGCCGCAGGGCCGTATCGGCCGGCGTGATTTCTGGATTGGTTTCCTCATCGTCATGGTGGCGAGCGCCGTGCTGCAGATCATCCCCTTCATCGGACAGCTGCTCGGGCTCCTGCTGTTCTGGCCGCAGATCTGCATCCACTCCAAGCGGCTGCACGACATGGGCAAGAGCGCCTGGCTGCTCCTGGCGCCGTTCATCGTCAGTGTCATCTGCGTCGGCGTCTCCATCGCGACCGGGAGCATGGCCATGATGGGCGCGGCCCGCGTGAACGAGAGTGGCGGCGATGCCTCCTCCGCGGGCAACGCCATGGCCGCCTGGGGCGCCGCGATGGGCTTCATGGCCCTGGGCTTCCTGGTCGGCTTCGCCTTCCTGCTCTGGGTCGGCCTCTCCAAGGGTCAGCCCGGCCTCAACCGCTTCGGGCCTCCGCCCGTCTCGCTGACGGGCGCCACCTCCTGA
- a CDS encoding DUSAM domain-containing protein, protein MNEETDWEEIRTLAEQLERDQPLERSAAVCDLLRRVARQVALSDDEAARGLLSPSDAATLVGKISRRIRVGSRRLSRAIVDASRRREAGDIQGARKLFEDVLTVEVVPLYREIAQTQLNALGE, encoded by the coding sequence ATGAACGAGGAGACAGACTGGGAAGAAATAAGAACGTTGGCGGAGCAGCTCGAGAGGGACCAACCGCTAGAGCGCAGTGCGGCAGTGTGCGATCTCTTGCGGCGTGTAGCCCGGCAAGTGGCGCTGTCGGATGATGAAGCCGCGCGGGGCCTGCTTTCTCCTTCGGACGCGGCAACCCTTGTGGGAAAGATTTCTCGGAGAATTCGCGTAGGCTCTCGGCGCTTGTCCCGCGCCATCGTGGACGCCAGCCGTCGTCGAGAGGCCGGGGATATACAGGGCGCGCGGAAGTTGTTCGAGGACGTGCTGACCGTCGAGGTCGTACCGCTGTACAGGGAGATTGCTCAAACGCAATTGAATGCGTTGGGGGAGTAG
- a CDS encoding YndJ family transporter codes for MTRGPVVGVGIWVTLLVWRWATEGFHEFLLAQTLFLLAPLVLVPLGLPLTAVPVRSGGRASRLYTLARVLLPIGALALVPAFVLESPWQARLALGLPYLLFTVCAALHGLARLAGRSAFLVEELALDGALLFLPGGAVWMLAWLGDFSFLGFQGLWVLLTAIHFHFAAFGALLLVGLLGRLLWPHRASVPRAWRLHSVITVGLMGAFPLLAAGIAGHRVLEVLGVTLYMLLLPGVAGLLFLGASRVRSGGAGRGLLVGSGLAVLVSTTLAGLWGLFRPSLVALPTMLRFHGTLNALGFVGLGLLGMRLLNPASRANVAGVVFSRLSSRGRTGPRFFERLAPPDGRHPTGLVDDFSEYARPDFDPLRVAPEVRRFYEHTASYTLWVVPDWKPGFRLGGRLWGWFARRVQQLVLPSAANHQRHGVKGTIVAVDDRADGRERVRGWIRTYESDGSPIYVAAYSSHVAGAMRYMNIAFPLPFSNMTSVLRLDHDAPGGTGLRLTSCAQEDAPGGDQGVYLANPLLPLRLPLNETIWVWSAEGTPATEPPCDDPAVVLRARHEMWFFGRKYLELHYFIQRVGEAGPA; via the coding sequence ATGACGCGCGGGCCCGTGGTGGGAGTGGGAATCTGGGTCACCCTGCTGGTGTGGCGGTGGGCCACGGAGGGGTTTCACGAGTTCCTCCTGGCCCAGACGCTCTTCCTGCTCGCGCCGCTCGTGCTCGTCCCGCTGGGCCTCCCACTCACCGCCGTCCCCGTGCGCTCCGGGGGGCGCGCCTCCCGGCTGTACACGCTGGCCCGTGTCCTCCTGCCCATCGGGGCCCTGGCGCTCGTGCCGGCGTTCGTCCTGGAGTCGCCCTGGCAGGCCCGGCTCGCCCTGGGACTGCCCTATCTGCTCTTCACCGTCTGCGCCGCGCTGCATGGACTCGCGCGGCTGGCCGGGCGCAGCGCGTTCCTCGTGGAGGAGCTGGCCCTCGACGGGGCCCTGCTGTTCCTCCCGGGCGGCGCCGTCTGGATGCTCGCCTGGTTGGGGGACTTCTCGTTCCTGGGCTTCCAGGGACTCTGGGTGCTGCTCACCGCCATCCACTTCCACTTCGCCGCCTTCGGGGCCCTGCTCCTCGTGGGACTGCTCGGCCGGCTCCTCTGGCCCCACCGGGCCTCGGTCCCTCGTGCCTGGCGGCTCCATTCCGTCATCACCGTGGGGTTGATGGGGGCCTTCCCCCTGCTCGCCGCGGGCATCGCCGGCCACCGCGTCCTCGAGGTGCTCGGCGTGACGCTCTACATGCTCCTGTTGCCCGGAGTGGCGGGGCTCCTGTTCCTGGGGGCCTCGCGGGTGCGCTCCGGGGGCGCGGGCCGCGGGCTGCTGGTCGGCTCGGGCCTCGCGGTGCTCGTTTCCACTACGCTCGCCGGGCTCTGGGGCCTCTTCCGCCCGAGCCTCGTGGCGCTGCCCACCATGCTCCGCTTCCACGGCACGCTGAACGCGCTGGGCTTCGTGGGGCTCGGGCTGCTCGGGATGCGCCTGCTGAATCCCGCCTCGCGCGCCAACGTGGCCGGCGTGGTGTTCAGCCGACTGAGCTCCCGCGGGCGCACGGGCCCGCGCTTCTTCGAGCGCCTCGCGCCCCCGGACGGGCGCCACCCCACGGGCCTCGTGGACGACTTCTCCGAGTACGCGCGCCCAGACTTCGACCCGCTCCGGGTGGCCCCCGAGGTCCGGCGCTTCTACGAGCACACCGCGAGCTACACGCTCTGGGTCGTCCCGGACTGGAAGCCGGGCTTCCGGCTCGGCGGCCGGCTGTGGGGCTGGTTCGCGCGGCGGGTGCAGCAGCTCGTCCTGCCGAGCGCCGCGAACCACCAGCGTCACGGCGTGAAGGGCACCATCGTCGCGGTGGATGACAGAGCGGATGGGCGCGAGCGCGTGCGCGGGTGGATCCGCACCTACGAGAGCGATGGGAGCCCCATCTACGTGGCCGCCTACTCCAGCCACGTGGCCGGGGCGATGCGGTACATGAACATCGCGTTCCCCCTGCCCTTCTCCAACATGACCAGCGTCCTGCGGCTGGACCATGACGCGCCGGGAGGCACGGGGCTGCGGCTCACCTCATGCGCGCAGGAGGACGCGCCGGGCGGGGACCAGGGCGTGTACCTGGCCAACCCGCTGCTCCCGCTGCGGCTGCCCCTCAACGAGACCATCTGGGTCTGGAGCGCCGAGGGCACGCCCGCGACGGAGCCGCCCTGCGATGACCCAGCGGTGGTGCTGCGAGCCCGCCACGAGATGTGGTTCTTCGGCCGGAAGTATCTGGAGCTGCACTACTTCATCCAGCGCGTCGGCGAGGCCGGTCCGGCGTAG
- a CDS encoding family 16 glycosylhydrolase, protein MSALCLLLASSQARAASGLPNGRIVLKSMNGVYVSAMNGGGSDVQIQGARPGAWEYLDVFNQSESWELWHGSQVNFRANDGTHFLQTACGGSWDLWDTSCGVVNASTTNQLGWETFTVEKLNNWHQGGKIHTGDQVALKAFNGSYCSALNGGGGTLTCAAGSAQGWETFTVEFIDPNGGGGDPGGDVPGTFTRIYREDFNAALDLSAWNPDSGFQYQNSWVTNENTWVGNGSLNLAFRNSGGYTTGWASLNRWNAPFIQYGKVVARLRVDNAPDVTLAALLWPRPGQGTYSQSHPCELDWFEDFDANHDGDRNPMGAFTHYGCGPSDAWETHTAPSWAAGTDWHEWSVEWTPNKLVYKVDGVVWGTVTDPARIPDEQMYVGFMLSVYNNRWPTVSQALFQIDWLEVHSWNP, encoded by the coding sequence TTGAGCGCTCTCTGCCTCCTGCTGGCCTCGAGCCAGGCCCGGGCCGCCTCGGGTCTTCCCAATGGAAGAATCGTGTTGAAGTCGATGAATGGCGTCTATGTCTCCGCCATGAACGGCGGTGGCTCGGACGTCCAGATCCAGGGCGCGAGGCCCGGCGCCTGGGAGTATCTGGATGTCTTCAACCAGAGCGAGTCCTGGGAGCTCTGGCATGGCAGTCAGGTCAACTTCCGCGCGAACGATGGCACCCACTTCCTGCAAACCGCCTGTGGCGGCAGCTGGGACCTCTGGGACACCTCATGCGGCGTCGTCAACGCGAGCACGACGAACCAGCTCGGCTGGGAGACCTTCACCGTCGAGAAGCTCAACAACTGGCACCAGGGCGGGAAGATCCACACGGGAGACCAGGTCGCCCTCAAGGCCTTCAATGGCTCCTACTGCTCGGCCTTGAATGGCGGCGGCGGCACCCTGACCTGCGCGGCCGGTTCCGCTCAGGGCTGGGAGACCTTCACCGTCGAGTTCATCGACCCCAACGGCGGTGGTGGCGACCCGGGCGGGGATGTGCCGGGGACCTTCACCCGCATCTACCGCGAGGACTTCAACGCGGCCCTGGACCTGTCCGCCTGGAACCCGGACAGCGGCTTCCAATACCAGAACAGCTGGGTGACGAATGAGAACACCTGGGTGGGCAACGGCTCTCTGAACCTCGCGTTCCGCAACTCGGGTGGCTACACCACCGGCTGGGCGAGCCTGAACCGATGGAACGCTCCGTTCATCCAGTACGGCAAGGTCGTGGCCCGCCTGCGGGTCGACAACGCCCCGGACGTCACGCTGGCGGCCCTGCTGTGGCCGAGGCCGGGACAGGGCACCTACAGCCAGTCGCATCCCTGCGAGCTGGACTGGTTCGAGGACTTCGACGCCAACCACGACGGCGACCGCAACCCGATGGGCGCCTTCACGCACTACGGCTGCGGCCCGAGCGACGCCTGGGAGACGCACACCGCGCCGAGCTGGGCCGCGGGCACCGACTGGCACGAGTGGAGCGTCGAGTGGACGCCGAACAAGCTCGTCTACAAGGTCGACGGCGTTGTCTGGGGCACGGTCACCGACCCCGCGAGGATTCCGGACGAGCAGATGTACGTGGGCTTCATGCTCAGCGTGTACAACAACCGCTGGCCCACCGTGAGCCAGGCCCTGTTCCAGATCGACTGGCTCGAGGTCCACTCCTGGAATCCGTGA
- a CDS encoding amidase, whose translation MKLNEYTQYDGLGLAELVRSKEVTPEELVQTALAAIERVNPRINAVVAPMRDEARATLTRGLPQGPFTGVPFLLKDAVLHAANVPCEMGSRLAAGLVMPQDSELMARFRQAGIVPVGRTNTPEMAFNVTTEPLFHGPSRNPWNPEYSTGGSSGGSAAAVQAGIVPLAHANDGGGSIRIPASLCGVFGLKPTRGRTPIGPDAADGLNGLGIEHVVSRSVRDSAAMLDATLGPDVGEPYQIQAPERPYLKELEREPGRLRIALSRVPPSGVPVSPECVAAVEDAARLCQELGHEVVEASPQFDASGFNHANTVIWSSNLAVWVGGMAAATGRSPEETLEATTWATVQYGRGLTATELQLAFATVNQVTRAVGRFFTGYDLLLTPTVAVPPYKLGVVDANVRMTAEEWIDRIFTFCPFTALFNFTGQPAMSVPLYWSDGLPIGVQFAGRWGDEATLFRLAAQLERARPWASRRPPVHAAL comes from the coding sequence ATGAAGCTGAACGAATACACGCAGTACGATGGACTCGGACTGGCGGAGCTCGTGCGCAGCAAGGAGGTCACCCCCGAGGAGCTCGTCCAGACCGCGCTCGCGGCCATCGAGCGCGTCAACCCGCGCATCAACGCCGTCGTCGCTCCCATGCGGGACGAGGCCAGGGCCACGCTGACGCGAGGCCTGCCCCAGGGGCCCTTCACCGGGGTGCCCTTCCTCCTCAAGGACGCCGTCCTCCACGCCGCCAACGTTCCCTGCGAGATGGGGAGCCGGCTCGCCGCGGGTCTCGTCATGCCCCAGGACTCCGAGCTCATGGCCCGCTTCCGCCAGGCCGGCATCGTCCCCGTGGGCCGCACCAACACCCCCGAGATGGCCTTCAACGTCACCACCGAGCCCCTCTTCCACGGGCCCTCGCGCAACCCGTGGAACCCGGAGTACAGCACCGGCGGCTCCAGCGGCGGCTCGGCGGCGGCCGTGCAGGCCGGCATCGTCCCCCTCGCGCACGCCAACGATGGAGGGGGCTCCATCCGCATCCCCGCCTCGTTGTGCGGCGTGTTCGGCCTCAAGCCCACCCGCGGCCGCACGCCCATCGGACCGGACGCCGCCGACGGGTTGAACGGGCTGGGCATCGAGCACGTCGTCTCCCGTTCGGTGCGCGACAGCGCCGCCATGCTCGACGCCACCCTGGGCCCGGACGTGGGAGAGCCGTACCAGATTCAAGCCCCCGAGCGCCCCTACCTGAAGGAGCTGGAGCGCGAGCCGGGACGCCTCCGCATCGCGCTCTCCCGCGTTCCCCCCTCCGGCGTGCCCGTCAGCCCCGAGTGCGTCGCCGCCGTGGAGGACGCGGCGCGGCTGTGCCAGGAGCTGGGCCACGAGGTCGTCGAGGCCTCGCCCCAGTTCGACGCCTCGGGCTTCAACCACGCCAACACCGTCATCTGGAGCTCCAACCTCGCCGTCTGGGTGGGAGGCATGGCCGCCGCGACCGGGCGCTCCCCCGAGGAGACGCTGGAGGCGACCACCTGGGCCACCGTGCAGTACGGGCGCGGCCTCACAGCGACCGAGCTGCAGCTCGCGTTCGCGACGGTGAACCAGGTCACGCGCGCGGTGGGCCGGTTCTTCACCGGCTACGACCTGCTGTTGACGCCGACGGTGGCCGTGCCGCCCTACAAGCTCGGCGTGGTGGACGCCAATGTCCGGATGACCGCCGAGGAATGGATCGACCGCATCTTCACCTTCTGCCCCTTCACCGCGCTGTTCAACTTCACCGGCCAGCCCGCCATGTCGGTGCCGCTGTACTGGAGCGACGGACTGCCCATCGGCGTCCAGTTCGCCGGCCGCTGGGGTGACGAGGCCACGTTGTTCCGCCTCGCGGCCCAGCTCGAGCGCGCCCGGCCCTGGGCCTCCCGCCGGCCTCCGGTCCACGCCGCCCTGTAG